In Thermococcus stetteri, the following proteins share a genomic window:
- the cgi121 gene encoding KEOPS complex subunit Cgi121, giving the protein MISVTNGIHIARIDVHNVDDVIGYLCSSVQLVSVDCWRAVALAAVLAERAIKRGTAHAKTLGGELLLRLAGTHQIKEAIKMVGAKNGPNYLVVFGERSKAEEILKSIGLKELELRDCSDNELKRFFEKSALVEVL; this is encoded by the coding sequence GTGATCTCTGTAACCAATGGTATACATATAGCGAGGATTGATGTACACAATGTTGATGACGTGATCGGTTACTTATGTTCGAGTGTGCAACTTGTGAGTGTCGACTGCTGGCGGGCAGTAGCCTTGGCGGCAGTGCTTGCGGAGAGAGCAATAAAGAGAGGCACAGCCCATGCAAAAACCCTTGGAGGGGAGCTACTCCTCCGTCTAGCTGGAACCCACCAGATAAAGGAGGCCATAAAGATGGTGGGGGCTAAAAACGGACCCAACTACCTTGTAGTATTTGGGGAGAGATCTAAGGCAGAAGAAATACTGAAGAGCATCGGCCTTAAGGAGCTTGAGCTCAGGGACTGCTCGGACAATGAGCTGAAAAGATTCTTCGAAAAAAGTGCCTTAGTCGAAGTTTTATAG
- a CDS encoding ribbon-helix-helix domain-containing protein, whose protein sequence is MSRMRIISVQLPQGLINAMDQLVKKGVYPNRSEVIREAIRELLKKELYRLDTEERSTPDYVIK, encoded by the coding sequence ATGAGCAGAATGAGAATAATCAGCGTTCAACTTCCTCAGGGGCTGATCAACGCCATGGATCAGCTCGTCAAAAAGGGCGTTTACCCCAACAGGAGTGAGGTCATCCGGGAGGCCATTCGCGAACTCCTGAAAAAAGAACTGTACCGCCTGGATACTGAAGAACGCTCAACACCTGATTACGTTATCAAATAA
- the ftsZ gene encoding cell division protein FtsZ — MVFKLLEQAGIKIDLDDEQKHVQTTPQFDDEDNEIRIVIVGVGGSGNNTITRLYDLGVQGAELIAMNTDAQALRHAKAHKKLLLGRDLTQGKGSGGDPEVGYRAAEASAHEIAETIGDADLVFITAGMGNGTGTGAAPVVARVIKERARHNGRFREPLVVSVVTYPFKNEGKIREEKAKAGIKALLYYSDTVIIIENDKLLQLVPELPINAAFRFADEIIARMVKGITETIKLPSMVNIDFADVYSIMHNGGAALIGIGESDSSNRAVDAVKNALQNKLLDVEYGSGEKALVHFTVGPDVSLGEINDAMNIVYEKLGEKSEIKWGARIDEDMGKMVRAMVIMTGVKSPHILGGETALQLPVKESLLPAEPKASFNSFEDKIYKAISRREDERPGNSMKAYISRILADFDDLS; from the coding sequence ATGGTGTTCAAGTTGCTTGAGCAGGCAGGAATAAAAATAGACTTGGACGATGAACAAAAACATGTTCAAACAACGCCCCAGTTTGATGACGAAGACAACGAAATACGGATAGTTATAGTCGGTGTGGGCGGTTCTGGAAACAACACCATAACCAGGCTTTACGACCTCGGTGTTCAGGGTGCCGAGCTTATTGCCATGAACACCGACGCCCAAGCCCTCAGGCACGCCAAGGCCCACAAGAAGCTTCTTTTGGGAAGGGATCTAACTCAAGGAAAGGGCTCCGGCGGCGATCCTGAGGTCGGCTACCGCGCCGCTGAAGCAAGCGCCCACGAGATAGCCGAGACCATTGGGGATGCCGACTTGGTCTTCATAACTGCCGGAATGGGCAACGGAACGGGTACTGGTGCCGCTCCTGTCGTTGCAAGGGTCATAAAGGAGCGCGCCCGCCACAACGGCCGCTTTAGGGAACCGCTCGTCGTCAGCGTTGTAACCTACCCGTTCAAGAACGAGGGTAAGATCAGGGAGGAGAAGGCCAAGGCTGGAATAAAAGCCCTTCTGTACTATTCCGACACCGTCATAATAATCGAGAACGACAAGCTCCTCCAGCTCGTTCCAGAGCTCCCGATCAATGCCGCCTTCCGCTTCGCCGACGAAATCATAGCCAGAATGGTCAAGGGCATAACAGAGACGATAAAGCTCCCGTCAATGGTGAACATAGACTTTGCCGACGTTTACAGCATAATGCACAACGGGGGTGCCGCCCTCATAGGTATAGGCGAAAGCGACTCGAGCAACAGGGCCGTTGACGCCGTCAAGAACGCCCTCCAGAACAAGCTCCTCGATGTGGAGTATGGAAGCGGAGAAAAGGCCCTCGTCCACTTCACCGTTGGTCCCGACGTCAGCCTAGGGGAGATCAACGACGCCATGAATATTGTTTATGAGAAGCTCGGCGAAAAGAGCGAGATCAAGTGGGGTGCGAGGATAGACGAGGACATGGGCAAGATGGTCCGCGCGATGGTCATAATGACGGGCGTTAAGAGTCCACACATCCTCGGCGGCGAAACCGCCCTCCAGCTTCCAGTGAAGGAGTCCCTGCTCCCAGCCGAACCGAAGGCTAGCTTCAACTCCTTCGAAGACAAGATATACAAGGCTATCTCCCGCAGAGAGGACGAAAGGCCCGGAAACAGTATGAAGGCATACATAAGCAGGATCCTAGCCGATTTCGACGACCTCAGCTGA
- a CDS encoding ParA family protein: MAVVISVANQKGGVGKTTLTMNLGFALSEMGKRVLLVDVDPQFNLTFGLIGMKVLEHSNRNVGTLMTRESEIEETIVQVKDNLDLIPSHLNLSAKEIEIINAYNRERRLEKALIPVLPDYDYVLIDNPPSMGIFLVNSLTASDYVLIPLELSYFGVIGMQLMFNLMRMIREETNENLKLLGLVPNKFTRQTKVPKMRLKELKEAYPDAPILTTIPKAIALEKAQSEGKSIFEFEPDSRASKAFQKLAKEVVEIVEG; this comes from the coding sequence ATGGCAGTCGTAATCAGCGTTGCCAATCAGAAGGGGGGAGTGGGCAAGACAACGCTCACGATGAACCTCGGCTTCGCCCTCTCCGAAATGGGCAAGCGGGTTCTCCTAGTTGACGTCGACCCCCAGTTCAACCTAACATTCGGCCTAATCGGGATGAAGGTTCTTGAGCACTCCAACAGGAACGTTGGAACACTGATGACAAGAGAAAGCGAGATCGAGGAAACGATCGTCCAGGTAAAAGATAACCTCGACCTGATACCCAGCCATCTGAACCTTTCAGCCAAGGAGATCGAGATAATAAACGCGTACAACAGAGAAAGGAGGCTCGAAAAGGCCTTGATCCCGGTGCTCCCGGATTACGACTACGTCCTTATTGACAACCCGCCAAGCATGGGCATATTCCTTGTGAATTCTCTAACCGCGTCGGACTACGTGCTGATACCGCTCGAGCTTAGCTACTTCGGGGTAATCGGCATGCAGCTTATGTTCAACCTGATGAGGATGATCAGGGAGGAGACCAACGAGAACCTCAAGCTCCTCGGTCTCGTCCCAAACAAGTTCACTAGGCAGACAAAGGTTCCGAAGATGCGCCTCAAGGAACTGAAGGAAGCCTATCCAGACGCTCCAATACTGACCACGATACCGAAGGCCATAGCCCTTGAAAAGGCCCAGAGCGAGGGTAAGAGCATATTCGAGTTTGAGCCGGATAGTAGAGCCTCTAAGGCCTTCCAAAAGCTTGCCAAAGAGGTGGTTGAAATTGTCGAAGGATAA
- a CDS encoding CopG family transcriptional regulator, whose translation MSKDKLPRLFDGSINELTRPSKPKKEKATDLKKDKMQKTLYVTKDMNRKLIELYGEEGRRQSIIVEDAVNLYYYLKRALGQKKFEELMSAVKREDPEFLRDYMSRFKL comes from the coding sequence TTGTCGAAGGATAAACTCCCGAGGCTTTTTGACGGTTCAATAAACGAATTAACCCGCCCTTCTAAGCCTAAAAAGGAGAAAGCCACCGATTTGAAGAAGGATAAAATGCAAAAGACCCTCTACGTCACCAAGGACATGAACAGGAAGCTCATCGAGCTTTACGGTGAGGAGGGGAGGAGGCAGAGCATAATAGTCGAAGATGCAGTCAACCTGTACTACTACCTCAAACGAGCTTTGGGCCAGAAAAAGTTCGAGGAGCTTATGAGCGCAGTCAAAAGGGAAGACCCCGAGTTCCTTCGCGATTATATGAGCAGGTTCAAGCTTTAA
- a CDS encoding adenylyltransferase/cytidyltransferase family protein, with protein MEKKGKRIRVLVGGVFDILHVGHIHFLKQAKELGDELIVIVAHDETVRMQKRREPINPAEDRAELLRAIRYVDEVYIGTPGTIDMELVKRINPDVIAIGPDQFFNCEKLKEELRKHGINAEVIRIPYLYKSDRAKTSKIIQRIVETFCE; from the coding sequence ATGGAAAAGAAGGGGAAGAGAATCAGAGTCCTGGTTGGGGGAGTTTTTGACATCCTCCACGTCGGCCACATCCACTTTTTGAAGCAGGCCAAAGAGCTTGGCGACGAGCTGATCGTTATAGTGGCACACGACGAGACCGTGAGGATGCAGAAGAGGAGGGAACCGATAAACCCCGCGGAGGACAGGGCGGAACTCCTGAGGGCCATAAGGTACGTGGATGAGGTCTACATCGGAACGCCTGGAACGATAGACATGGAACTCGTGAAGAGAATAAACCCTGACGTGATAGCAATCGGCCCCGATCAGTTCTTCAACTGTGAAAAGCTGAAGGAAGAGCTGAGGAAGCATGGAATAAACGCCGAGGTTATAAGGATACCCTACCTCTACAAAAGTGATAGGGCGAAGACGAGCAAAATAATCCAGAGGATCGTGGAGACGTTCTGCGAGTGA
- a CDS encoding RNA-binding protein — protein sequence MELKVKHPLSKKEIKEIIREMSEIFGEEIAKKMLDKKDRVEVAEFDKTTEILLVNGKPFFIRRKELVFPLVIALYELSNEEDLRKWPRRVVVDEGAVPYILNGADVMAAGIVDADENIKEGDFVFVVEENYGRPLAIGIALMDGKKMKEKPKGKAVKNIHHAKDKIWQVTVG from the coding sequence ATGGAGCTAAAGGTCAAGCATCCCCTCAGCAAGAAGGAGATAAAGGAGATAATCCGTGAGATGAGCGAGATCTTCGGCGAGGAGATAGCCAAGAAGATGCTGGACAAGAAGGACAGGGTTGAAGTGGCCGAGTTCGACAAGACCACCGAAATTCTCCTCGTGAATGGGAAGCCCTTCTTCATAAGGAGGAAGGAGCTGGTCTTTCCCTTGGTGATAGCGCTCTACGAGCTCTCCAACGAGGAGGACCTGAGGAAGTGGCCTAGGAGGGTCGTTGTGGATGAGGGCGCAGTCCCGTACATACTGAACGGAGCCGACGTCATGGCGGCTGGTATAGTTGATGCCGACGAGAACATCAAAGAGGGCGACTTCGTCTTCGTCGTCGAGGAGAACTACGGAAGGCCCCTCGCCATAGGGATAGCCCTCATGGACGGCAAGAAGATGAAGGAGAAGCCGAAGGGCAAGGCCGTGAAGAACATCCATCACGCAAAGGATAAAATCTGGCAGGTCACGGTGGGCTGA
- the pyrF gene encoding orotidine-5'-phosphate decarboxylase has translation MRESRLILALDVYDRERALEIAECTADYLWAVKVNWPLIIGSGLGIITELKQVTGLPIIADLKLADIPNTNRLIASKVFEAGADYIIAHGFVGRDSVEAVMELGKTIIVVEMSHPGASEFIQPVTDKLIELANELKPFGVIAPATRPERVSYIRSRLERGIRILTPGVGAQGGTAKDAIKAGADYVIVGRSIYGSDNPREAARRLYEEILEVV, from the coding sequence ATGAGGGAGAGCAGGCTCATTCTGGCGCTCGACGTTTATGATAGGGAGAGGGCACTTGAGATAGCGGAATGCACCGCTGACTACCTCTGGGCAGTCAAGGTGAACTGGCCGCTCATAATCGGCTCCGGGCTTGGAATAATCACCGAGCTCAAGCAGGTCACGGGGCTCCCAATAATAGCCGACCTCAAGCTCGCTGATATACCGAACACCAATAGGTTGATAGCGAGTAAGGTCTTCGAGGCCGGAGCGGACTACATAATCGCCCACGGTTTCGTCGGCAGGGACAGCGTTGAGGCAGTCATGGAGCTCGGGAAAACCATCATCGTTGTCGAGATGAGCCACCCTGGAGCCAGTGAGTTCATCCAGCCCGTCACCGACAAGCTGATCGAACTTGCGAACGAGCTGAAGCCCTTTGGAGTAATAGCCCCCGCGACCAGACCGGAGCGGGTCTCGTACATCCGTTCAAGGCTCGAGAGGGGGATAAGGATCCTAACTCCAGGTGTTGGTGCACAGGGTGGGACTGCGAAGGACGCAATTAAGGCCGGTGCTGACTACGTGATAGTCGGACGCTCGATCTACGGTAGTGATAACCCGCGCGAGGCCGCGAGGAGGCTCTATGAGGAAATTCTGGAGGTGGTCTGA
- a CDS encoding DUF4443 domain-containing protein — MSWKRGAYPEFTLEDVIAVLFLLKEPIGRKAIAETLDLGEGSVRTLLKKLDWIGVIDSAQRGHFLSKTGKKLLEELRNLFSETHFVGKVDGMPAYAIVVKNPPQFKSIELRDEAIRFFAKGAMILVVKNGEPVFPEDGRPLRDTMEELAENIKEVLNFSDGDLIVVTWAENPSDAMKSAYHVAVTLKGDKIPEELKSIVR; from the coding sequence ATGAGCTGGAAGAGGGGAGCCTATCCCGAGTTTACGCTTGAGGATGTCATAGCCGTATTGTTTCTTCTGAAAGAACCCATAGGCAGAAAGGCCATCGCCGAAACACTCGACCTCGGTGAGGGTAGTGTTAGGACGCTTCTTAAGAAGCTTGACTGGATTGGGGTTATAGACTCTGCCCAGAGGGGGCACTTCCTAAGTAAAACCGGAAAAAAGCTCCTTGAGGAGCTTAGAAATCTCTTCTCTGAGACGCACTTCGTTGGAAAGGTCGACGGAATGCCCGCTTATGCCATTGTGGTCAAAAATCCTCCTCAGTTCAAGAGTATCGAGCTCAGGGACGAGGCCATAAGGTTCTTTGCAAAGGGGGCAATGATACTGGTAGTTAAAAACGGCGAGCCAGTCTTTCCGGAGGACGGGAGACCACTGCGGGATACAATGGAGGAACTGGCAGAGAACATCAAGGAAGTCCTGAACTTCTCCGATGGAGACCTGATAGTCGTGACCTGGGCCGAGAACCCGTCCGATGCCATGAAGAGTGCCTACCACGTTGCAGTAACCCTGAAGGGAGATAAAATCCCGGAGGAACTCAAGTCCATCGTGAGGTGA
- a CDS encoding histone deacetylase family protein — protein MKFGILYTPIFLEHRPDDYHPENPGRLKKAVEGLKKAGLWKNVIEPDPVQEEELLRVHDREYVELVKELGRSFNYLDPDTYVSPGTVNAALHAFGSVKKAVELALEDKGLYLTLVRPPGHHAGRRGRAFNAPTLGFCIFNNAAYAAKLLEELTGKALVIDFDAHHGNGTQEILWNDPNIVHIDLHERDIYPGSGYEYEVGGKSAEGTKINIPMAHYSRDGDYIYAWNEIVLPVVDQFKPEVIIVSAGFDGFHGDGLTTLRLSEIFYAYAGTTLSEYPLVVVFEGGYNVGLEKGLPAFLVGHLSGDRFEVSVYPSFETLSIVDRVREVLEEWWEFL, from the coding sequence TTGAAGTTCGGGATTCTTTATACCCCAATTTTCCTCGAACACAGACCTGATGACTACCACCCGGAGAACCCGGGTAGGCTGAAAAAAGCCGTCGAGGGGCTTAAAAAGGCCGGTCTGTGGAAAAACGTTATCGAACCCGACCCAGTTCAGGAAGAGGAGCTCCTCAGGGTGCACGATAGAGAGTACGTGGAGCTGGTGAAAGAGCTGGGCAGGTCTTTCAACTACCTCGACCCCGATACCTACGTCTCCCCCGGCACGGTTAACGCCGCGCTCCACGCCTTTGGTTCTGTTAAGAAAGCTGTTGAGCTTGCACTTGAGGATAAAGGGCTTTATCTTACCCTTGTAAGGCCACCGGGCCATCATGCCGGCAGAAGGGGAAGGGCCTTCAACGCGCCGACTCTCGGCTTCTGCATCTTCAACAACGCGGCTTATGCTGCAAAGCTCCTCGAAGAACTCACTGGAAAGGCCTTGGTTATTGACTTCGACGCCCACCACGGAAACGGAACGCAGGAGATACTGTGGAACGACCCAAACATCGTTCACATAGACCTCCACGAGAGGGACATATACCCTGGTAGCGGCTATGAGTATGAAGTTGGAGGCAAAAGTGCAGAGGGAACTAAGATCAACATTCCGATGGCCCATTATTCGAGAGATGGGGATTACATCTACGCTTGGAACGAGATCGTTTTGCCCGTTGTTGACCAGTTCAAGCCGGAAGTCATAATTGTCTCGGCTGGTTTTGATGGCTTCCATGGGGACGGCCTTACGACGCTCCGCCTGAGCGAGATCTTTTACGCCTATGCAGGAACAACTCTCTCGGAATACCCCCTTGTGGTTGTTTTTGAGGGTGGATACAACGTTGGTCTTGAAAAGGGGTTGCCAGCTTTTTTGGTTGGCCACCTCAGTGGTGATCGCTTTGAGGTATCGGTATATCCTTCCTTTGAAACTCTGAGCATAGTAGACAGAGTAAGAGAAGTCCTCGAAGAATGGTGGGAATTCTTGTAG
- a CDS encoding DNA-binding protein has protein sequence MNTQVLEWLRAGKDDAEDIVDLPWNVRQVVENHYVAEHPKIPFALNVLFMDGFVRLAVPSGIETIAMRLEEKVKVYHTLLVLNERMNFLKFTLSGINDEITLRVDLDEKSLGKEEFNDALTALLVGMNVLMDSLGLTQEFQEMIFERLAFMVFERMQNGASEKEIVEFLTKKVGLSKEDAEALLSELKKAVKEDERGYI, from the coding sequence ATGAACACTCAAGTTCTTGAATGGCTTAGGGCAGGTAAAGACGATGCAGAGGATATAGTTGACCTTCCCTGGAACGTCAGGCAGGTGGTGGAGAACCACTACGTGGCCGAACATCCAAAGATTCCCTTTGCCCTCAACGTCCTATTCATGGACGGGTTCGTTAGACTGGCCGTCCCAAGCGGCATAGAGACCATAGCCATGAGACTAGAGGAAAAGGTCAAGGTGTATCATACCCTCCTCGTTCTGAACGAGCGCATGAACTTCCTAAAGTTCACGCTCAGCGGTATAAACGATGAAATAACCCTTAGAGTTGACCTAGACGAGAAGAGCCTTGGGAAGGAGGAGTTCAACGACGCTTTAACAGCCCTCCTCGTGGGTATGAACGTCCTCATGGATTCTCTCGGCCTCACCCAGGAATTTCAGGAGATGATATTCGAGAGGCTGGCCTTCATGGTATTTGAGAGGATGCAGAACGGTGCCAGCGAGAAGGAGATAGTTGAGTTCCTCACGAAGAAAGTCGGCCTGAGCAAAGAAGATGCCGAAGCACTCCTTTCAGAGCTTAAAAAAGCCGTTAAAGAGGATGAGAGGGGGTACATTTGA
- a CDS encoding TATA-box-binding protein, with amino-acid sequence MVDMSNVKLRIENIVASVDLFTDLNLEKVIEICPSSKYNPEEFPGIICRFDDPKVALLIFSSGKLVVTGAKSVDDIKRAVYKLIEMLKKIGAKFTREPQIDIQNMVFSGDIGMEFNLDAVALILPNCEYEPEQFPGVIYRVKEPRAVILLFSSGKIVCSGAKSEQDAWEAVKKLLRELEKYGLIEEEEEW; translated from the coding sequence TTGGTGGACATGAGCAATGTAAAGCTCAGGATTGAGAATATAGTTGCTTCTGTCGATCTCTTTACAGACCTCAACCTTGAGAAGGTCATAGAGATCTGTCCGAGCTCAAAGTACAATCCTGAGGAGTTCCCGGGTATAATCTGCCGCTTTGACGACCCGAAAGTGGCTCTTCTGATATTCAGCTCAGGAAAGCTCGTTGTAACGGGCGCAAAGAGCGTTGACGACATCAAGAGGGCCGTGTATAAACTAATCGAGATGCTGAAGAAAATAGGAGCTAAATTCACTAGGGAACCCCAGATAGACATCCAGAACATGGTCTTCAGCGGTGACATCGGTATGGAGTTCAACCTCGATGCCGTTGCTCTGATCCTTCCGAACTGTGAATATGAGCCTGAGCAGTTCCCTGGCGTTATATACCGCGTCAAGGAGCCGAGGGCTGTAATACTCTTATTCTCCTCTGGAAAAATCGTATGTTCCGGTGCCAAGAGCGAGCAGGACGCCTGGGAGGCCGTTAAGAAGCTCCTCCGCGAGCTGGAGAAGTACGGCCTCATCGAGGAAGAAGAGGAATGGTGA
- a CDS encoding DUF505 family protein: MKNTESQAEIEAKLPEEFQIRAIELYILGFAELEGGRIKLTDAGRKLLEITDELNLEELPDVIADTEIIKMMELLEETGKIPESWMEKLRERKLADENGLTAFGEALLEIYRETHPVVYLTPEIASFLRGMPKIGTLDELVTYKNSKLYGDNIVNALQAMRLLLISPPTEKGRAFATTPAAKLALRALNMIPVFVKVIVLRKEDFEMLKAGKRNAELESMGLADEKGTTEFGKAIMETYEAMGRVEEKVLPIYLLEDELSVLKAIQEIEKKHETNPDILPTEKEIEKRVEVDDLGAVLHLLESKGLIERRLVKEKDTYWLTEWGKEAINFGTVSPDAMKAVTYAESGDVPIAEWVLKAQEENVVKAGVTDKGRFYLRLSRSIRRKPFLTRYDAAILAKTPRKKYIHRDELVALVQDYVGGDEKEITRAIGETEAKGFVVELQNGMVKLTELGDKVKTALENAKLQEIVKVKFSVTPTLYNVLRVIYDNIETFNRIWKEKGEIKGYKMEEVDVIRKHLSLSDEEIKKALTMLRELGFLGTKSLTEAGKVLVEAYL; the protein is encoded by the coding sequence ATGAAGAACACCGAGAGTCAGGCGGAGATAGAGGCAAAGCTCCCGGAGGAATTCCAGATAAGAGCGATAGAGCTCTACATACTCGGCTTTGCCGAGCTTGAGGGCGGCAGGATAAAGCTGACCGATGCCGGCAGGAAGCTTCTTGAGATAACTGATGAACTCAACCTTGAAGAGCTTCCGGACGTGATTGCTGACACCGAGATAATCAAGATGATGGAGCTCCTCGAGGAAACGGGCAAAATCCCCGAGAGCTGGATGGAAAAGCTCAGGGAGAGAAAGCTTGCCGATGAGAACGGCCTTACTGCTTTTGGAGAGGCTCTCCTAGAGATCTACCGCGAGACCCACCCCGTGGTCTACCTCACGCCCGAAATTGCTTCCTTCCTTAGGGGAATGCCTAAAATTGGAACCCTTGACGAGCTGGTAACTTACAAGAACTCAAAGCTTTATGGAGACAACATAGTCAACGCACTCCAGGCAATGAGGCTTCTCCTGATCTCACCGCCGACCGAGAAGGGCAGGGCCTTCGCCACGACTCCAGCGGCCAAGCTCGCACTCAGGGCGCTCAACATGATTCCCGTGTTTGTCAAGGTCATTGTGCTTAGAAAAGAGGACTTCGAGATGCTTAAGGCCGGCAAGAGAAACGCTGAACTCGAGAGCATGGGCCTCGCCGACGAGAAGGGTACTACCGAGTTCGGAAAGGCCATAATGGAGACCTACGAGGCAATGGGAAGGGTCGAGGAGAAAGTCCTCCCGATATACCTGCTCGAAGACGAGCTCTCAGTCCTCAAGGCGATTCAGGAGATCGAGAAGAAGCACGAGACCAACCCCGATATCCTCCCGACCGAGAAGGAGATAGAAAAGCGTGTTGAGGTCGATGACCTCGGTGCAGTTCTGCACCTCCTTGAGAGCAAGGGGCTAATCGAGAGGCGGCTCGTAAAGGAGAAGGACACCTATTGGCTAACCGAGTGGGGCAAAGAGGCGATCAACTTTGGAACGGTCAGCCCGGATGCAATGAAGGCAGTGACCTACGCCGAGAGCGGTGACGTTCCGATAGCCGAGTGGGTGCTCAAGGCCCAGGAGGAGAACGTTGTAAAGGCCGGTGTTACCGACAAGGGCAGATTCTACCTCAGGCTCAGCAGGAGCATAAGGAGGAAGCCCTTCCTAACCCGCTATGATGCTGCCATACTCGCAAAGACCCCGAGGAAGAAGTACATCCACAGGGACGAGCTGGTGGCACTTGTTCAGGACTACGTTGGCGGAGACGAGAAGGAAATCACCAGGGCAATCGGAGAGACGGAAGCTAAGGGCTTCGTTGTGGAGCTCCAGAACGGCATGGTCAAGCTCACCGAGCTTGGAGATAAGGTAAAGACAGCCCTCGAGAACGCCAAGCTCCAGGAGATAGTCAAGGTCAAGTTCAGCGTCACGCCGACCCTCTACAACGTGCTCAGAGTTATCTACGACAACATCGAGACCTTCAACAGGATATGGAAGGAGAAGGGCGAGATCAAGGGCTACAAGATGGAGGAGGTTGACGTCATCAGGAAGCACCTCAGCCTCAGCGACGAGGAGATAAAGAAGGCACTGACAATGCTCAGGGAGCTTGGCTTCCTTGGAACCAAGAGCCTAACAGAGGCCGGAAAGGTTCTCGTTGAGGCCTACCTCTGA
- a CDS encoding SDH family Clp fold serine proteinase, with product MGAKISGLGSLLWWLFFLYLLMWPQLQFRALQVARARLMAQLARKRNSTVIAMIHRQESIGLFGIPVYRFISIEDSEEILRAIRAAPKDKPIDLIIHTPGGLVLAATQIARALKEHPAETRVIVPHYAMSGGTLIALAADKIIMDPNAVLGPVDPQLGQYPAPSILKAVEKKGPEKVDDQTLILADVAEKAIKQVQDFVFSLLKDRYGEEKARELAQILTEGRWTHDYPITVDHAKELGLHVETDVPEEVYALMELYKQPVKQRGTVEFMPYPVKQEGK from the coding sequence ATTGGTGCGAAAATAAGTGGATTAGGGTCTCTGCTGTGGTGGCTCTTCTTCTTATACCTGCTGATGTGGCCCCAGCTCCAGTTCAGGGCCCTTCAGGTGGCCAGGGCAAGGCTCATGGCCCAGCTTGCACGGAAGAGGAACTCCACGGTAATAGCAATGATCCACAGACAGGAAAGCATCGGACTCTTCGGCATACCGGTTTACAGGTTCATCAGCATTGAGGACAGCGAGGAAATCCTCAGGGCCATCAGAGCGGCGCCGAAGGACAAGCCGATAGACCTGATCATACACACGCCTGGTGGACTGGTTCTAGCGGCAACCCAGATAGCGAGGGCGCTCAAGGAGCACCCGGCCGAGACGAGGGTCATAGTCCCGCACTATGCAATGAGCGGCGGGACTCTCATAGCACTGGCAGCTGACAAGATAATAATGGACCCGAACGCGGTTCTCGGCCCCGTTGATCCCCAGCTCGGCCAGTATCCGGCTCCAAGCATACTCAAGGCAGTCGAGAAGAAGGGGCCGGAGAAGGTCGATGACCAGACGCTCATCTTAGCTGACGTTGCAGAGAAGGCGATAAAACAGGTTCAGGACTTCGTGTTCAGCCTTCTCAAGGACAGGTATGGTGAGGAGAAGGCCAGGGAGCTCGCCCAGATACTAACCGAGGGGAGATGGACGCACGACTATCCGATAACCGTCGACCACGCCAAGGAACTCGGCCTCCACGTTGAGACCGACGTTCCTGAGGAGGTTTACGCCCTCATGGAGCTCTACAAACAGCCGGTAAAACAGAGGGGCACCGTCGAGTTCATGCCCTACCCCGTGAAACAGGAGGGCAAGTGA
- a CDS encoding DUF356 domain-containing protein produces the protein MRNTIVLVRADNFQKASVALADLVRYGGMKIRGEPRIIPPALSEWVFEKVSGEKPKRKFKAHVVAQIDLPPRKAIGRLMDIHPPAHVLVVPPDSEAWTELMRLWGTFEKLKGFHPPKRTKAEEIERKRKKREDEDLDL, from the coding sequence ATGAGAAACACGATAGTACTCGTGAGGGCCGATAACTTCCAGAAGGCAAGCGTAGCCTTGGCCGACCTCGTCCGCTACGGCGGAATGAAGATCAGAGGAGAACCAAGGATAATACCGCCGGCCCTCTCGGAATGGGTCTTTGAGAAGGTGAGCGGCGAGAAGCCGAAGAGGAAGTTTAAGGCCCACGTCGTTGCCCAGATAGACCTTCCGCCGAGGAAGGCCATAGGCAGGCTGATGGACATACACCCGCCGGCCCACGTCCTCGTAGTCCCTCCCGACAGCGAGGCCTGGACGGAGCTGATGAGACTCTGGGGAACTTTCGAGAAGCTGAAGGGATTCCACCCTCCAAAGAGGACGAAGGCCGAGGAGATCGAGAGGAAGAGGAAAAAGCGGGAAGACGAAGATTTAGATTTATAG